From a region of the Pseudanabaena sp. ABRG5-3 genome:
- the rplR gene encoding 50S ribosomal protein L18: MSANSRRQATISRHKRIRKGLSGTADRPRLSIYRSNNHIVAQVIDDVAKHTLVAASTLESDVRGAVSSTANSEASAKVGALIAERAIAKGITKVVFDRGGNLYHGRVQALAEAAREAGLEF, from the coding sequence ATGAGTGCTAATAGTCGTAGACAAGCAACCATAAGCCGCCATAAGCGTATTCGTAAAGGGCTATCAGGCACAGCAGATCGTCCTCGCTTATCGATTTATCGCTCTAACAATCACATTGTGGCGCAAGTGATTGATGATGTAGCTAAACATACTCTTGTTGCTGCATCTACTCTCGAGTCAGACGTTCGTGGAGCTGTTAGTTCCACAGCAAATTCTGAAGCATCGGCAAAGGTCGGTGCATTGATTGCAGAAAGAGCGATCGCCAAGGGAATTACCAAAGTCGTATTCGATCGCGGTGGTAACCTCTATCATGGAAGAGTCCAAGCTCTCGCTGAAGCTGCCCGCGAAGCAGGTCTCGAATTCTAA
- the rplF gene encoding 50S ribosomal protein L6 — translation MSRIGKRPIPLPPKVAVSIAGQEVTVKGPKGELKRVLPNTVEVLQEENTLIVNRVNESRPARQQHGLFRTLVANMVEGVSTGFQRKLEIQGVGYRANLNGSNVVLTVGYSHTVDIVPPTGVSLAVEDASGKKVPQGTFIVVEGIDKEVVGNLAAKIRAVRPPEVYKGKGIRYFGEFVRRKAGKTGKK, via the coding sequence ATGTCTCGTATTGGAAAACGTCCCATTCCTCTGCCTCCCAAAGTTGCGGTCTCCATCGCAGGGCAAGAGGTGACAGTCAAAGGACCTAAGGGTGAACTCAAGCGTGTACTACCTAATACGGTAGAAGTGCTTCAAGAAGAAAACACCTTGATTGTCAATCGCGTTAATGAATCCCGACCCGCTCGCCAGCAGCATGGTCTCTTCCGTACACTCGTCGCCAACATGGTTGAAGGTGTATCCACTGGATTTCAGCGCAAATTAGAAATTCAAGGGGTTGGTTATCGTGCCAACCTTAATGGCAGCAATGTAGTATTGACCGTTGGCTATAGCCATACCGTTGATATTGTGCCTCCTACAGGAGTCTCCCTTGCAGTTGAAGATGCCTCTGGGAAGAAAGTACCTCAAGGAACATTTATTGTCGTTGAAGGTATCGACAAAGAAGTTGTCGGTAACTTAGCCGCCAAGATTCGTGCTGTCCGTCCACCTGAAGTTTACAAAGGTAAGGGTATTCGCTACTTCGGTGAATTTGTCAGACGTAAGGCTGGTAAGACTGGTAAGAAGTAA
- the rpsH gene encoding 30S ribosomal protein S8 produces MATNDTISDMLTRIRNATLAKHQTTAIPATKLTLSIARVLKQEGFIADFEETGENIDRRLVVSLKYEGKNRQSIIKRLKRVSKPGLRVYSNSKELPRVLGGIGIAIISTSKGILTDREARKQGVGGEVLCYIW; encoded by the coding sequence ATGGCTACCAACGACACCATCTCGGACATGCTTACACGTATTCGCAATGCCACACTTGCGAAACATCAAACAACGGCAATTCCTGCAACAAAATTGACGTTAAGCATCGCTCGAGTATTAAAGCAAGAAGGTTTTATTGCAGACTTTGAAGAAACTGGCGAAAACATTGATCGACGCTTAGTAGTTTCTCTCAAATACGAAGGCAAAAACCGTCAATCAATCATTAAGCGCCTCAAGCGCGTTAGCAAACCTGGTTTACGGGTTTACTCAAATTCTAAGGAACTACCCCGTGTATTAGGTGGAATCGGCATCGCCATTATTTCCACCTCCAAAGGCATCTTGACCGATCGCGAAGCTCGCAAACAAGGGGTCGGCGGTGAAGTTCTTTGCTATATCTGGTAA
- the rplE gene encoding 50S ribosomal protein L5 produces MLTPFTEVYAKQAVPKLMEQFKYTNIHQVPKFEKVVINRGLGEAAQNAKSLEASLTEIATITGQKPVVTRAKKAIAGFKLRQGMPVGIVVTLRRDKMNNFLDRLINFSLPRIRDFRGVSPKSFDGRGNYTLGVREQLIFPEISYDSIEQIRGLDISIITTAKTDEEGRALLKAVGMPFRES; encoded by the coding sequence ATGCTAACACCGTTCACCGAAGTCTATGCCAAGCAAGCTGTTCCTAAGCTGATGGAACAGTTCAAGTACACAAACATCCATCAAGTTCCCAAATTTGAGAAGGTGGTAATCAACCGAGGTCTGGGTGAAGCTGCCCAGAATGCTAAGTCTCTAGAAGCTTCTTTAACCGAAATCGCAACGATCACTGGTCAGAAGCCTGTAGTGACAAGAGCCAAAAAAGCGATCGCAGGTTTTAAGCTGCGTCAAGGAATGCCTGTTGGGATCGTAGTAACCCTGCGTCGCGACAAGATGAATAACTTCTTGGATCGTCTGATTAACTTCTCACTACCTCGCATCCGTGACTTTCGCGGTGTTAGCCCCAAGAGCTTTGATGGACGTGGTAACTATACCCTCGGTGTTCGCGAGCAACTTATCTTCCCCGAAATCAGCTACGACAGTATTGAGCAAATTCGGGGGCTTGATATTTCCATCATTACCACTGCCAAAACAGACGAAGAAGGACGTGCGCTCCTGAAAGCAGTCGGTATGCCCTTTAGAGAATCATAA
- the rplX gene encoding 50S ribosomal protein L24, which produces MPFKPKPEYRGNRKSFKIHVRKDDLVQVISGSSKGTVGKVLQVFPKDSTIIVEGVNVKTKHIKPQADGESGQIITREFPIHSSKVLLYSEKEKTASRSAFTFTEDGKKVRMLKKTGEIIDSVKTDKK; this is translated from the coding sequence ATGCCCTTCAAACCCAAGCCCGAATATCGTGGAAATCGCAAGTCTTTTAAGATCCATGTCAGAAAAGACGATCTAGTACAAGTAATTTCAGGAAGCTCTAAGGGAACCGTTGGCAAAGTCCTCCAAGTTTTTCCTAAAGACAGCACCATCATCGTTGAGGGTGTCAATGTCAAGACTAAACACATCAAGCCTCAAGCTGATGGTGAGTCTGGACAAATCATCACTCGCGAGTTTCCCATTCACAGTTCTAAAGTTTTGTTGTATTCCGAGAAGGAAAAGACCGCTAGTCGTTCTGCCTTCACCTTTACAGAAGATGGAAAGAAGGTGAGAATGCTCAAGAAAACTGGCGAGATCATCGATTCTGTCAAAACTGACAAGAAATAG
- the rplN gene encoding 50S ribosomal protein L14: MIQQESYLNVADNSGAKKLLCIRVLAGGNRAFGAVGDVIIATVKDAAPNMPVKKSDVVRAVIVRTKASINRESGMRIRFDDNAAVIINQDGNPKGTRVFGPVARELRDKNFTKIISLAPEVL; this comes from the coding sequence ATGATTCAACAAGAGTCTTATCTAAACGTTGCGGATAATAGTGGAGCCAAAAAACTACTATGTATCCGCGTATTGGCAGGCGGTAATCGTGCCTTTGGTGCAGTTGGCGATGTAATTATTGCCACTGTTAAAGACGCTGCGCCTAATATGCCAGTTAAAAAATCTGATGTTGTCCGCGCCGTAATTGTTCGTACCAAAGCATCAATCAACCGTGAAAGCGGTATGAGAATTCGTTTTGACGACAATGCTGCTGTAATCATCAACCAAGACGGCAACCCCAAAGGAACGCGCGTATTTGGTCCTGTTGCGCGTGAGTTGCGGGATAAAAACTTCACCAAAATTATCTCCTTAGCGCCAGAGGTACTGTAA
- the rpsQ gene encoding 30S ribosomal protein S17, with translation MAVKEKVGVVVSDKMQKTVVVAVENRTSHPKYGKIVVKTTKFKAHDEEDKTREGDRVKIRETRPLSRTKRWEVVEILSSSSEA, from the coding sequence ATGGCAGTAAAAGAGAAAGTTGGCGTTGTCGTCAGCGATAAAATGCAGAAAACGGTGGTTGTAGCGGTTGAAAACCGTACTTCTCACCCCAAATATGGAAAAATCGTGGTCAAAACGACTAAGTTTAAAGCCCACGACGAAGAAGATAAAACCCGTGAAGGCGATCGCGTCAAAATTCGGGAAACCCGTCCCCTCAGCCGTACAAAGCGATGGGAAGTTGTAGAGATTCTCTCATCTAGCTCGGAAGCATAA
- the rpmC gene encoding 50S ribosomal protein L29: MALPKVQETRELSDDELQAQILTVKRDLFDLRFKQATRQPVQPHQFKHAKHRLSQLLTVERERQSRA, encoded by the coding sequence ATGGCACTCCCAAAAGTCCAAGAAACTAGAGAGCTATCTGATGATGAGTTACAAGCACAAATCTTGACCGTCAAGAGAGATCTGTTTGATCTGCGCTTCAAGCAGGCAACTAGACAACCTGTGCAACCCCATCAGTTCAAACATGCAAAACATCGTTTGTCACAACTGCTGACTGTCGAGCGTGAACGCCAGTCCAGAGCTTAA
- the rplP gene encoding 50S ribosomal protein L16 — MLSPKRTKFRKQQRGRMAGPATRGAEINFGDYAMQALEPSWITSRQIEAARRAMNRYIRRGGKIWIRIFPDKPVTMRPAETRMGSGKGAPEFWVSVVKPGRIMFEVAGVAEETAREAIRLAAAKMPIKTRFVIREKE, encoded by the coding sequence ATGTTAAGTCCTAAACGTACAAAATTTCGTAAGCAGCAACGCGGTCGGATGGCGGGTCCCGCTACCAGAGGAGCTGAAATCAACTTTGGTGATTACGCCATGCAGGCTCTAGAGCCTTCTTGGATTACTTCTCGCCAAATCGAAGCTGCCCGTCGTGCTATGAACCGCTACATCCGTCGCGGTGGCAAGATTTGGATTCGTATTTTCCCAGACAAGCCTGTAACGATGCGTCCTGCTGAAACCCGTATGGGTTCTGGTAAAGGTGCTCCAGAGTTTTGGGTATCAGTAGTCAAACCTGGTCGCATCATGTTTGAAGTCGCAGGTGTTGCTGAAGAAACCGCAAGAGAGGCTATCCGTTTGGCAGCAGCCAAGATGCCTATCAAAACCAGATTTGTTATCCGTGAGAAGGAGTAA